The Streptomyces cyaneogriseus subsp. noncyanogenus region CGGCTCGCCTCCCACGCCGCGGCCACGGCGATGGTCGTCCACATCGCCCAGGTCCAGGACGAGCTCGACCACCACTCCGACCTGACCCTGGGCTACAACACCGTGTCGCTGAGCGTGCACACCCACAGCGCCGGCGGCGCCGTCACCGAGAAGGACGTCGAACTCGCCCGCAGGGTGGAGGACCTGGCCCCGGGGCACGGGGCACACTGAGGCGCGTGCTGGACTACGACAAGGAAGCGGAGCGGTACGACGCCTCGCGCGGCGGCGAGGCCCGGGCGGCCGCCGCCGCGCGGGCCGTCCTGGAGCTCGTGCCGCGGGGGGCGCGCAGCCTCCTCGACCTCGCCTGCGGCACCGGCATCGTCACCCGGCGGCTGGCCGCGGCGCGCGACGGCATGCGGGTGACCGGCGCCGACCTGGCGCCCGCGATGGTCCGCCGCGCCGCCGCCCGGCTGCCCGGCGCCGTGGTCCGGGCCGACAGCCGCCGGCTGCCGTTCGCCGACGGGGCGTTCGACGCCGTCAGCAGCGTGTGGCTGCTGCACCTGACCGGCAGCGCCGACGACGCGCGGGCGATCGTCGGCGAGTGCGCCCGTGTGCTGCGGCCGGGCGGGGTCTACGTCACCACGGTCGACAAGGGCGCCGCGCACAACGTCGGCAGCGACATCGACGCCGTCCTCGCCGCCCGCCCGCCCAGCACCGCCCGCGATGCCGCGGCGGCCGTCGAGGAGTACGCCCGCGCCCACGGCCTCGTCCCCGCGGGCCGGGGCCGCTTCACCGGTGCCGGCCAGGGCCGCAGCCCCCGCCGCACCATCGCCGACCTGCGGCGCGGCTGGTTCGTCACCCTGCCGCCGGGCAGTGCGCTCGCGGAGGAGTTCGCCGCCCGTCTCGCCGCCCTCCCCGACCAGGACCGCCCCCGGCCCGACCCCGTCTTCACGCTCCGGGCGTTCCGCAAGCCACCGGAACCGCCGGCCTTCCCCGTCCAGCGCACCCGGTGACCGGGCGGGGCGGGCCGGGCGTCCGGCCGCGCGCCTGCGGCACCGGCGGCGCCGCCGACTCGGCGCGCGGACCCGGCAACGTACCCGCCCCCCGCGGCGACTCAGAGGCGTAACCCCCCGTTCTCCCGGAGGTTCGTCTCGTGAAGCACCCGCACCCGCACCCTCGTTCGCACCGCAGACGCCGTGTCCTCCTCCCGGCCGTGACCGCCGCGGCGGCCCTGCTCGGAGCCGGACTGACCCTGGCCGCCCCCGATTCCGCCGACGCCGCCACCGCGCGGCAGGTGGAGAAGCTGGACCGGGGCGTGGTCAGCGTCCACACCGCCGACGGCAACCTGATCAGCTGGCGCTGGCTCGGCACCGACCCGGGCGACGTGTCCTTCAACGTCTACCGGGCCGGGACCAAGGTCAACGCGACCCCCATCACCGGCTCCACCAACTACTTCCACGCCGGCGCTCCCGAACAGGCCGACTACACCGTCCGCGCGGTCGTCGGCGGCCAGGAGCAGGGCGACTCCGTGAACGCGGTCCAGTTCCGCGCGGGCTACAAGGACGTCCCGATCTCCCCGCCGGCCGGCGGCACCACCCCCGACGGGGTGGCCTACACCTATGAGGCCAACGACGCCTCCGTCGGCGACCTCGACGGCGACGGCGCCCTCGACTTCGTCCTGAAGTGGCAGCCCACCAACGCCAAGGACAACTCCCAGTCCGGCTACACCGGCAACACCATCGTCGACGGCATACGGCTGGACGGCACCCGGCTGTGGCGCATCGACCTCGGCCGCAACATCCGTTCCGGCGCCCACTACACCCAGTTCCAGGTGTACGACTACGACGGCGACGGCAGGGCCGAGGTCGCCATGAAGACGGCCGACGGCACGAAGGACGGCACCGGCGCGGTCATCGGCAGCTCCTCGGCCGACCACCGCAACTCCTCCGGCTACGTCCTGTCCGGCCCCGAGTACCTGACCATGTTCGACGGCCGGACCGGCAAGGCGATGCAGAGCGTCGACTACGTCCCCGCCCGCGGCACCGTCTCGTCCTGGGGCGACTCCTACGGCAACCGCGTCGACCGCTTCCTGGCCGGGACGGCCTACCTGGACGGCTCCCGCCCCTCCCTGATCATGGCCCGCGGCTACTACACCCGGACCGTGATCGCCGCCTGGGACTGGCGGAACGGCGCCTTCACCCGCCGCTGGACCTTCGACACCAAC contains the following coding sequences:
- a CDS encoding rhamnogalacturonan lyase, which produces MKHPHPHPRSHRRRRVLLPAVTAAAALLGAGLTLAAPDSADAATARQVEKLDRGVVSVHTADGNLISWRWLGTDPGDVSFNVYRAGTKVNATPITGSTNYFHAGAPEQADYTVRAVVGGQEQGDSVNAVQFRAGYKDVPISPPAGGTTPDGVAYTYEANDASVGDLDGDGALDFVLKWQPTNAKDNSQSGYTGNTIVDGIRLDGTRLWRIDLGRNIRSGAHYTQFQVYDYDGDGRAEVAMKTADGTKDGTGAVIGSSSADHRNSSGYVLSGPEYLTMFDGRTGKAMQSVDYVPARGTVSSWGDSYGNRVDRFLAGTAYLDGSRPSLIMARGYYTRTVIAAWDWRNGAFTRRWTFDTNSSTNSGKGYDGQGNHSLSVADVDGDGRDEIVYGAMTVDDNGSGLWTTRLGHGDAGHVGDLVPSRAGLEYFKVSEDSSKPGSWMADARTGAVLWQTASGADNGRGVAGDIHAGSAGAEAWSASDTTLRSATGASLGREPSSVNFLSWWDGDPVRELLDGTRIDKYGTSGDTRLLTGSGVASNNGTKATPVLSGDILGDWREEVVWRTSGNTALRIYSTPYETSTKITTLLHDTQYRTALAWQNSGYNQPPHPSFFIGNAMPTAPRPAVYTP
- a CDS encoding class I SAM-dependent methyltransferase → MLDYDKEAERYDASRGGEARAAAAARAVLELVPRGARSLLDLACGTGIVTRRLAAARDGMRVTGADLAPAMVRRAAARLPGAVVRADSRRLPFADGAFDAVSSVWLLHLTGSADDARAIVGECARVLRPGGVYVTTVDKGAAHNVGSDIDAVLAARPPSTARDAAAAVEEYARAHGLVPAGRGRFTGAGQGRSPRRTIADLRRGWFVTLPPGSALAEEFAARLAALPDQDRPRPDPVFTLRAFRKPPEPPAFPVQRTR
- a CDS encoding 4a-hydroxytetrahydrobiopterin dehydratase gives rise to the protein MPVEPLSQQEIEDRLTGLPGWSLDGDRLTRAYRLASHAAATAMVVHIAQVQDELDHHSDLTLGYNTVSLSVHTHSAGGAVTEKDVELARRVEDLAPGHGAH